The following proteins come from a genomic window of Drosophila teissieri strain GT53w unplaced genomic scaffold, Prin_Dtei_1.1 Segkk19_quiver_pilon_scaf, whole genome shotgun sequence:
- the LOC122625626 gene encoding 60S ribosomal protein L38 → MPREIKEVKDFLNKARRSDARAVKIKKNPTNTKFKIRCSRFLYTLVVQDKEKADKIKQSLPPGLQVKEVK, encoded by the coding sequence aTGCCGCGGGAAATTAAAGAAGTAAAAGATTTTCTCAATAAGGCACGCCGTTCAGATGCGCGTGCTGTCAAAATCAAAAAGAATCCCACAAACACCAAATTTAAGATCCGTTGTTCGAGGTTCCTTTACACTCTTGTCGTACAGGATAAAGAAAAAGCTGACAAAATTAAGCAGTCTTTGCCGCCAGGACTACAAGTTAAGGAGGTGAAATAA